From the Deinococcota bacterium genome, one window contains:
- a CDS encoding NADH-quinone oxidoreductase subunit C codes for MTVETLPSLRQERMGRENVYFLEDPRAYRKLCEHFKREGYDFPQCLSGVDMEYGLRSVLHLRRLRDHSEVTVCIDVPYDAPKVPSVTDLWGGLEWHEREAYDLLGIHYDGHPDLRRILLEDHWTTHPLQRRYDTGGYLIPDWRPKPWPDPEAIARKKREAEATAQKAKEAKEVARKPAEAPAATAELTGVKGLNANYAGKLKEQEIADVAALAGLPDERLGPLALALGLKTPVPLQRWREGARALLAESGKASPAPKPHAEAKPAVPVQEDDLTRIEGVSKDDEAKLKARGIKTFARIAKLNDKAAEKYANELGFGRRPFEEGWREQAAKLMKETS; via the coding sequence ATGACGGTGGAGACGCTTCCCAGCTTGCGGCAGGAGCGGATGGGCAGGGAGAACGTCTATTTTCTCGAGGACCCCCGCGCCTACCGCAAGCTCTGCGAGCACTTCAAGCGTGAGGGCTACGACTTTCCGCAGTGCCTCTCGGGCGTCGACATGGAGTACGGCTTGCGCTCGGTTTTGCATCTGCGCCGGCTGCGTGACCACAGTGAGGTGACGGTCTGTATCGACGTGCCTTACGACGCGCCGAAGGTGCCCAGCGTGACCGACCTCTGGGGCGGCCTCGAGTGGCACGAACGCGAGGCCTACGACCTGCTCGGCATTCACTACGACGGCCATCCCGACCTCAGGCGGATTCTGCTCGAGGACCACTGGACCACCCACCCCCTGCAGCGCCGCTACGACACCGGCGGCTATCTGATTCCCGACTGGCGGCCCAAGCCCTGGCCGGACCCGGAGGCCATAGCGCGCAAGAAGCGGGAGGCGGAGGCCACAGCCCAGAAGGCCAAAGAGGCCAAGGAGGTCGCCAGGAAACCCGCCGAAGCACCGGCCGCCACGGCGGAGCTGACGGGGGTCAAGGGCCTCAACGCCAACTACGCCGGCAAGCTGAAGGAACAGGAGATTGCCGATGTGGCCGCGCTCGCCGGGCTTCCCGACGAGCGGTTGGGGCCTCTGGCTTTGGCGCTCGGCCTCAAGACCCCAGTGCCGCTACAGAGATGGCGCGAAGGCGCGAGGGCGCTCCTTGCCGAGAGCGGCAAAGCGTCTCCCGCTCCCAAACCGCACGCCGAGGCCAAGCCTGCTGTTCCGGTCCAGGAGGACGACCTCACCCGCATCGAGGGCGTCAGCAAAGACGACGAGGCCAAGCTCAAGGCGCGGGGCATCAAGACCTTCGCTCGCATCGCCAAACTGAACGACAAGGCCGCCGAGAAGTACGCCAATGAATTGGGCTTCGGCCGGCGGCCTTTCGAGGAAGGCTGGCGAGAGCAGGCCGCCAAGCTGATGAAGGAAACGTCGTGA